Proteins from one Methanococcus maripaludis C5 genomic window:
- the rpmC gene encoding 50S ribosomal protein L29, whose amino-acid sequence MAILKASEIRELSAEEMKGKIAELKRELMKEGVNKSTGGAPSNPGKISEIKRTIARILTIMNEKEAQAKNA is encoded by the coding sequence ATGGCGATCTTAAAAGCTAGCGAGATTAGGGAACTTTCAGCTGAAGAAATGAAAGGAAAAATCGCAGAATTAAAAAGAGAATTAATGAAAGAAGGCGTAAACAAGTCAACAGGCGGTGCACCTTCAAACCCCGGTAAGATCAGCGAAATCAAAAGAACAATCGCAAGAATCTTAACCATCATGAACGAAAAAGAAGCTCAAGCAAAAAATGCTTAA
- a CDS encoding 50S ribosomal protein L5 produces MSFQEVWEKEPMKKPRIQKITVNFGVGEAGDRLTIGAKVIEELTGQSPVRTLAKQTNPAYGIRKKLPIGLKVTLRGKNAEEFLKNAFTAFKACGKVLYASSFDQVGNFSFGVPEHIDFPGQKYDPSVGIYGMDVCVTFDKAGYRVKSRKLKRSHIPKKHLVTKDEAIEYIQTKFDTEVVRE; encoded by the coding sequence ATGTCATTCCAAGAAGTTTGGGAAAAAGAACCTATGAAAAAACCAAGAATCCAAAAAATCACTGTAAACTTCGGTGTAGGTGAAGCTGGAGATAGGTTAACAATAGGTGCAAAAGTTATTGAAGAACTCACCGGCCAATCGCCAGTAAGGACTTTAGCTAAACAGACAAACCCTGCATATGGTATCAGAAAAAAGTTACCAATTGGATTAAAAGTAACATTAAGAGGAAAAAACGCGGAAGAATTCCTCAAAAATGCGTTCACTGCATTCAAAGCATGCGGTAAAGTACTCTACGCGTCATCATTTGACCAAGTTGGAAACTTCTCATTTGGTGTTCCTGAACATATTGACTTCCCAGGTCAAAAATACGACCCATCAGTTGGAATTTATGGTATGGATGTCTGTGTAACCTTCGATAAAGCAGGATACAGAGTAAAATCCAGAAAATTAAAAAGAAGCCACATTCCAAAGAAACACTTAGTTACCAAAGACGAAGCTATCGAATACATCCAAACTAAATTCGATACCGAAGTAGTTAGGGAATAA
- a CDS encoding 30S ribosomal protein S3 has translation MIERTFVGENVSETLIDEYFKTKLVRAGYSHIDLKKTPIGTRITVFAEKPGFVIGRKGKMVKELTETLAKEYAVKNPQIEVKQVENPDLDPAIVGHKIASSLERGMHFRRTAHSAIRRVMGSGAKGVSIIVSGKLSGERSRTEKFMDGYMKHCGEPAEALVNKSHQLAKLKLGVVGVTVKIMKPDVTLPDEITILSGEIKEVTEYSEASQE, from the coding sequence ATGATTGAAAGAACATTTGTTGGAGAAAATGTTTCCGAAACATTAATCGACGAATACTTTAAAACTAAATTAGTTAGAGCAGGATACAGCCACATCGACCTTAAAAAAACACCGATTGGAACAAGAATAACTGTATTCGCTGAAAAACCAGGCTTCGTTATCGGAAGAAAAGGAAAAATGGTTAAAGAATTAACAGAAACACTTGCAAAAGAATACGCTGTTAAAAACCCGCAAATTGAAGTTAAACAGGTTGAAAACCCAGATTTAGATCCTGCAATCGTAGGTCACAAAATCGCATCTTCATTAGAAAGAGGAATGCACTTTAGAAGAACAGCACACTCTGCAATAAGAAGAGTTATGGGCTCAGGTGCAAAAGGGGTATCCATTATCGTTTCTGGAAAATTATCCGGAGAAAGATCAAGAACTGAAAAGTTCATGGATGGATACATGAAACACTGTGGTGAACCTGCTGAAGCACTCGTAAACAAATCACACCAGTTAGCAAAATTAAAACTCGGTGTTGTAGGCGTTACAGTAAAAATTATGAAACCTGATGTAACATTACCTGATGAAATCACAATTTTATCCGGCGAAATCAAAGAAGTTACTGAATATAGTGAAGCATCCCAAGAATAA
- a CDS encoding M20 family metallo-hydrolase gives MKSILDETIEISSDLIAINSVNPTFGGVGEKEKSIYIKNKLKEYHEKYSIKNCKISEYNTIDSNGIERPNIVSKYDFGKDTSLTIISHMDIVPEGDFGLWNSDPFKAEIKDGIIYGRGSEDNHKGIVSSFLLLKMIFEEKIYPKYNLNLIFVSDEEDGSEYGLSYLVNNFKNELFDSKDLIIVPDFGMPEGEFIEIAEKNILWLNFKIKGKQCHGSTPENGFNADVMAFSFGKGLYDTLYNKYSELDSIFNPPFSTFEPTILRNNVENTNTIPGYVELNFDCRIIPKYDPKEVLVDIENYIEDFKNEIEKHVVHFDISEKENISIEYEILKLEKTEKTKTDSEVVEKLGSAIKNVLNKEPVLCGMGGGTVAAFLREKKYNVAVWGIGYETAHQPNEHIKIEHLIQMAEIYLDILK, from the coding sequence ATGAAAAGTATTTTGGATGAAACTATTGAAATATCGTCTGATTTAATAGCAATAAACTCGGTAAATCCAACTTTTGGTGGAGTTGGAGAAAAAGAAAAGTCAATTTACATAAAAAATAAATTAAAAGAATATCATGAAAAGTATTCGATAAAAAACTGTAAAATAAGTGAATACAATACAATCGATTCTAACGGAATAGAAAGGCCAAATATCGTTTCAAAATACGACTTTGGAAAAGATACATCATTAACAATAATTTCCCACATGGATATCGTCCCTGAGGGTGATTTTGGTCTTTGGAATTCCGATCCGTTCAAAGCTGAAATAAAAGACGGGATAATTTATGGCAGAGGCAGTGAAGACAATCATAAAGGAATCGTTTCATCTTTTTTACTTTTAAAAATGATTTTTGAAGAAAAAATCTATCCAAAATACAATTTAAATCTAATTTTTGTGTCAGATGAAGAGGATGGTAGTGAATACGGGCTTTCATATCTTGTAAATAACTTTAAAAATGAACTTTTTGATTCGAAAGACTTGATAATCGTTCCAGATTTTGGAATGCCCGAAGGAGAATTTATAGAAATTGCCGAAAAAAATATACTCTGGCTAAATTTTAAAATTAAGGGGAAACAGTGTCATGGAAGTACCCCTGAAAATGGATTTAACGCAGATGTTATGGCGTTTTCATTTGGAAAAGGGCTCTATGATACATTATATAATAAATACAGTGAACTTGATTCGATATTCAATCCACCATTTTCAACGTTTGAACCTACAATTTTAAGAAATAATGTTGAAAACACAAATACGATTCCAGGATACGTTGAATTGAACTTTGATTGCAGAATAATTCCAAAATACGATCCAAAAGAAGTATTGGTGGATATTGAAAACTACATTGAAGATTTTAAAAACGAAATTGAAAAACATGTTGTTCACTTTGATATTTCTGAAAAAGAAAATATTTCAATAGAATATGAAATTTTAAAACTTGAAAAAACGGAAAAAACAAAAACTGATTCAGAAGTTGTGGAAAAATTAGGATCTGCAATTAAAAATGTGTTAAATAAAGAACCTGTTTTATGTGGGATGGGCGGTGGAACCGTTGCTGCATTTTTGAGGGAAAAAAAATACAATGTTGCAGTTTGGGGGATAGGGTATGAGACTGCACACCAACCAAACGAACATATCAAAATAGAACATTTGATACAAATGGCTGAAATTTATCTCGATATCTTAAAATAA
- a CDS encoding 30S ribosomal protein S14 translates to MTKAPFKTKFGQGSKVCKRCGRKGPGIIRKYGLNLCRQCFRELAPKLGFKKYD, encoded by the coding sequence ATGACAAAAGCACCATTTAAGACAAAATTCGGCCAAGGTTCAAAAGTTTGCAAAAGATGCGGAAGAAAAGGACCAGGAATTATCAGAAAATACGGATTAAATTTATGCAGACAATGCTTCAGAGAATTAGCACCAAAATTAGGATTTAAAAAGTACGATTAA
- a CDS encoding 30S ribosomal protein S4e, with product MAIKGPRKHLKRLAAPANWQLPRKVKAFTVRPSPGPHSMDKSLPLLLVVRDVLKYADNAREAKKIIQTGKILIDGLKRKEYKHPAGLMDVLSIPEMDENYLVLFDESGRISLKKTDKADAKLCKIVNKTVIKGGHIQLNLHDGRNQIVKVSDATKAEEDVYKTGDSVLVSIPEQSIVGHVAFGEGKLAYVTGGKHVGEFAKIVEVENRALYSDIVTLENKDGEKFKTVKPYVFIVGQDEPVISM from the coding sequence ATGGCAATTAAAGGACCTAGAAAACATCTTAAAAGATTGGCTGCTCCAGCAAATTGGCAACTTCCTAGAAAAGTAAAAGCATTTACTGTAAGACCATCACCTGGACCACACTCAATGGATAAATCCTTACCTTTATTGTTAGTTGTAAGAGATGTATTAAAATACGCTGATAACGCAAGAGAAGCTAAAAAAATTATCCAAACGGGAAAAATCTTAATCGATGGATTAAAAAGAAAGGAATACAAACACCCTGCTGGATTAATGGATGTTTTATCAATCCCTGAAATGGATGAAAACTACCTTGTATTATTTGACGAAAGCGGAAGAATCAGCTTGAAAAAAACTGACAAAGCAGATGCAAAATTATGCAAAATCGTGAACAAAACTGTCATAAAAGGCGGTCACATTCAATTAAACCTTCACGATGGTAGAAACCAGATTGTAAAAGTTTCAGATGCTACAAAAGCAGAAGAAGATGTTTACAAAACCGGAGACAGCGTTTTAGTTTCAATTCCAGAACAGTCAATTGTTGGACATGTTGCATTCGGCGAAGGAAAATTAGCATACGTAACTGGCGGTAAACACGTTGGAGAATTTGCTAAAATCGTTGAAGTGGAAAACAGAGCATTGTACTCAGACATTGTAACTTTAGAAAACAAAGACGGCGAGAAATTTAAAACCGTTAAGCCTTACGTATTTATCGTAGGTCAAGACGAGCCAGTAATTTCGATGTAA
- the rplX gene encoding 50S ribosomal protein L24: MVLTNSKQPRKQRKALYNAPLHLRNSVMAAMLSKELKEKFNKNSLPVKKGDTVKVLRGNFKGIEGEVSKVDYAGYKIIVEGVVNKKQDGTETAYPIHPSNVMITKLDESDEKRFKNSSN; encoded by the coding sequence ATGGTTTTGACAAACTCAAAACAGCCAAGAAAACAAAGAAAAGCACTCTATAACGCACCTTTACATTTAAGAAATAGCGTTATGGCTGCAATGTTATCAAAAGAATTGAAAGAAAAATTCAATAAAAACTCCCTTCCTGTGAAAAAAGGAGATACTGTAAAAGTACTCAGAGGAAATTTCAAAGGAATTGAAGGGGAAGTTTCAAAAGTTGACTACGCAGGATACAAAATCATTGTTGAAGGAGTAGTTAACAAAAAACAAGATGGAACTGAAACAGCATATCCAATTCATCCATCAAATGTTATGATTACCAAATTGGACGAATCAGACGAAAAGAGATTTAAAAATTCAAGTAACTAA
- the yciH gene encoding stress response translation initiation inhibitor YciH, whose protein sequence is MPEICPICGLPKDLCVCEEIAKEEQKIKVYVTKRRFGKLMTVVDGFDADLIDVKDLAKKLKDICACGGTVKKDSIELQGDHRRKAEETLIKMGFSKDMIDVR, encoded by the coding sequence ATGCCAGAGATTTGTCCTATATGTGGTTTACCAAAAGATTTGTGTGTCTGTGAAGAGATTGCAAAGGAAGAACAGAAAATTAAAGTTTACGTAACTAAAAGAAGGTTTGGTAAGCTGATGACAGTCGTCGACGGCTTTGATGCGGACTTGATTGATGTAAAAGATTTGGCTAAAAAGTTAAAAGATATATGCGCTTGTGGCGGAACTGTAAAGAAAGATTCTATCGAGTTACAGGGAGACCACAGGAGAAAAGCTGAAGAAACCCTTATCAAAATGGGATTCTCAAAAGACATGATTGATGTCAGATAA
- the rnp1 gene encoding ribonuclease P protein component 1, translating into MKLSQNILRHELIGLDLEVVKSTDSGLISTKGRVINETRNTLVLEKENGKEITVVKEISTFRIDFKNSGDVVKVDIDGRLLVGRPEDRLKRKIKQLYSY; encoded by the coding sequence ATGAAATTGTCACAAAATATATTGAGACATGAATTAATTGGATTAGACCTTGAAGTTGTAAAATCTACTGATTCGGGTTTAATTTCAACAAAAGGTAGAGTAATCAACGAAACTAGAAACACACTAGTTCTTGAAAAAGAAAACGGCAAGGAAATTACCGTTGTGAAAGAAATTTCAACATTCAGAATTGATTTCAAAAATTCTGGAGACGTTGTAAAAGTAGACATTGACGGAAGACTACTTGTTGGACGACCTGAAGACAGGTTGAAAAGAAAAATAAAACAACTCTACTCGTACTAA
- a CDS encoding 50S ribosomal protein L14: MKGLGSTIVRSLPNGARLVCADNTGAKELEVIAVKNYVGTVRRLPAGGVGHMVFVSVKKGTPEMRKQVLPAIIIRQKKEYKRADGTRVKFEDNAAVIVTPEGTPKGSEIKGPVSKEAAERWPGVSRLAKIIH, from the coding sequence ATGAAAGGACTAGGTTCAACAATCGTAAGATCATTACCGAACGGAGCAAGACTTGTCTGTGCAGATAACACAGGTGCAAAGGAGCTCGAAGTAATTGCAGTTAAAAACTACGTAGGTACTGTAAGAAGATTACCTGCAGGTGGTGTAGGCCACATGGTTTTCGTTTCAGTAAAGAAAGGTACTCCTGAAATGAGAAAACAGGTTTTACCTGCAATTATCATCAGACAGAAAAAAGAATACAAAAGAGCTGACGGTACAAGAGTAAAATTCGAAGATAACGCAGCTGTTATTGTTACTCCAGAAGGAACACCAAAAGGTTCAGAAATCAAAGGTCCAGTTTCAAAAGAAGCTGCTGAAAGATGGCCTGGTGTTTCAAGATTAGCTAAAATTATTCACTAA
- a CDS encoding 50S ribosomal protein L19e — MDVSTQRRIAAAVLDCGIDRVWIDPENLERVKMAITKDDIRLLINDGIIVKKQEKGISSARKKQVQEQKRKGKRKGQGSRKGAKGARTPKKEKWMNTIRPLRKMLKDLRENEKIERSAYRKLYRMAKGGAFRSRNHMKLYMKEHGILAE, encoded by the coding sequence ATGGATGTATCAACCCAGAGAAGAATTGCTGCAGCTGTTTTGGATTGCGGTATCGACAGGGTATGGATTGATCCTGAAAACCTGGAAAGAGTCAAAATGGCCATCACAAAAGATGACATCAGACTCTTGATTAACGATGGAATCATTGTTAAAAAACAGGAAAAAGGAATCAGTAGCGCTAGAAAAAAACAAGTCCAAGAACAGAAGAGAAAAGGAAAGAGAAAAGGACAAGGTTCTAGGAAAGGGGCTAAAGGTGCAAGAACACCTAAAAAAGAGAAATGGATGAACACAATCAGGCCACTTAGAAAAATGCTGAAAGATTTAAGAGAAAATGAAAAAATCGAAAGATCAGCATACAGAAAACTCTACAGAATGGCTAAAGGTGGCGCATTCAGAAGTAGGAACCACATGAAATTATACATGAAAGAACACGGAATTTTAGCTGAATAA
- a CDS encoding 30S ribosomal protein S8: MSLMDPLANALNHVSNCESVGKNVAYLKPASKLIGRVLNVMQDQGYIGNFEYIEDGKAGVYKVDLIGQINKCGAVKPRYAVKNHDFEKFEKRYLPAKGFGLLIVSTPKGLMTHDEARNAGVGGRLISYIY, from the coding sequence ATGAGTTTAATGGACCCTCTTGCAAACGCATTAAACCACGTATCCAACTGCGAAAGTGTGGGTAAAAACGTAGCTTACTTGAAACCTGCTTCAAAATTAATTGGAAGAGTTCTAAATGTTATGCAGGATCAAGGATACATTGGAAACTTCGAATACATTGAAGACGGAAAAGCAGGTGTCTACAAAGTTGATTTAATCGGACAAATCAACAAGTGTGGAGCTGTAAAGCCTAGATACGCAGTTAAAAACCATGACTTCGAAAAATTCGAAAAGAGATACTTACCAGCTAAAGGTTTCGGATTGTTAATCGTAAGTACCCCAAAAGGATTAATGACACACGACGAAGCTAGAAACGCTGGAGTAGGTGGAAGATTAATTTCCTACATATACTAA
- a CDS encoding elongation factor 1-beta has product MATVIAKVKVMPTSPEVEKEALKETLKELVENNDAKCRGVSDEPLAFGLYTVFVMVEMEEKEGGMDPIEEAMNALENVESAEVVELSLV; this is encoded by the coding sequence ATGGCAACAGTTATCGCAAAAGTAAAAGTAATGCCTACAAGCCCAGAAGTAGAAAAAGAAGCTTTAAAAGAAACATTAAAAGAACTCGTTGAAAACAACGACGCAAAATGTAGAGGAGTTTCCGACGAACCACTTGCATTTGGACTTTACACGGTATTTGTAATGGTTGAAATGGAAGAGAAAGAAGGCGGAATGGACCCTATCGAAGAAGCTATGAACGCTTTAGAAAATGTAGAAAGCGCTGAAGTAGTTGAACTTTCACTCGTTTAA
- a CDS encoding 50S ribosomal protein L22, whose protein sequence is MAKLKYKVEADPKNTARAMGRTLRISRKHAIELCRELSGMKLDAAVAYLNRVIALETPVPFKVHNKDLPHRKGKIGTHSGRFPQKASLEILQVLDNAKKNAEQKGLNTEKLRIKHISSNRGFTIKRYMPRAFGRASPKNQETIHIQVILEEFY, encoded by the coding sequence ATGGCTAAACTAAAATACAAAGTTGAAGCTGACCCAAAAAACACTGCAAGAGCTATGGGCAGAACTTTAAGAATATCAAGAAAACATGCTATTGAACTTTGCAGAGAATTATCTGGAATGAAATTAGATGCTGCTGTTGCATACTTAAACAGAGTAATCGCATTAGAAACACCAGTACCATTCAAAGTTCACAACAAAGACTTACCACACAGAAAAGGAAAAATTGGAACGCACTCAGGTAGATTCCCACAGAAAGCTTCGCTAGAAATCTTACAAGTTTTAGATAACGCTAAGAAAAACGCTGAGCAAAAAGGATTAAACACAGAAAAATTAAGAATTAAACACATATCTTCAAACAGAGGCTTCACAATTAAAAGATACATGCCAAGAGCATTTGGTAGAGCAAGCCCTAAAAACCAAGAAACAATACATATCCAAGTAATCCTTGAAGAATTCTACTAA
- a CDS encoding 50S ribosomal protein L6, with protein MPVAALIREEIEIPENVNVEINGNTVAVKSGAKELRRDLMYPGIEISTEDGKVVIECTFPRKVQTAIVGTYRSHIQNMITGVTDGFEYKLVIRYAHFPMKVSAKGNTVTIDNFLGEKYTRTAKIMDGVTVKVSGEEVIVSGANKEFVGQTAANIEQATKVKGRDTRIFQDGIYIVEKAGKVL; from the coding sequence ATGCCAGTTGCAGCTTTAATAAGGGAAGAAATCGAAATTCCTGAAAACGTCAACGTTGAAATTAATGGCAACACAGTTGCTGTTAAATCTGGTGCAAAAGAACTCAGAAGAGATTTAATGTACCCGGGAATCGAAATAAGCACAGAAGACGGAAAAGTTGTTATTGAGTGTACATTCCCAAGAAAAGTACAAACCGCAATTGTTGGAACCTACAGATCACACATTCAAAACATGATCACAGGCGTTACTGACGGATTTGAATACAAATTAGTAATCAGATACGCTCACTTCCCAATGAAAGTTAGTGCTAAAGGAAACACTGTAACCATTGACAACTTCTTAGGAGAAAAATACACTAGAACTGCTAAAATCATGGATGGAGTCACTGTAAAAGTTAGTGGTGAAGAAGTGATTGTAAGTGGAGCTAACAAAGAATTTGTTGGTCAAACCGCTGCAAACATTGAACAAGCTACTAAAGTTAAAGGAAGAGACACAAGAATATTCCAAGATGGCATCTACATTGTAGAAAAAGCAGGGAAAGTATTATAA
- a CDS encoding 30S ribosomal protein S5 → MAEKKADKRAEKRKFNTEAWEPKTQIGRMVKEGTISDISYIMDKGLPLLEPEIVDALLPDLEEQVLDVKLVQRMHKSGRRARYRATVAVGNKNGYVGVGMGKSKEVGPAIRKAIAHAKLSLIKVRVGCGSWECGCGSPHSIPFAAKGACGSVKVELLPAPRGVGLVAGNVAKAVLGLAGVKDAWTKTFGDTRTTFNFAEATFDALNNLNFVRCLPNQKEKLGLTEGRVL, encoded by the coding sequence ATGGCTGAAAAAAAGGCTGACAAAAGAGCTGAAAAAAGAAAATTCAATACCGAAGCTTGGGAACCAAAAACTCAAATCGGTAGAATGGTTAAGGAAGGAACAATTTCAGACATCAGTTACATTATGGATAAAGGTCTTCCATTATTAGAACCTGAAATTGTTGATGCACTCTTACCTGATTTAGAAGAGCAAGTTTTGGACGTTAAATTAGTTCAAAGAATGCACAAATCTGGAAGAAGAGCAAGATACAGAGCAACTGTTGCTGTAGGTAACAAAAATGGTTACGTTGGCGTAGGCATGGGTAAATCAAAAGAAGTTGGCCCTGCTATCAGAAAAGCAATTGCTCACGCAAAATTATCATTAATCAAAGTTAGAGTTGGCTGCGGTTCATGGGAATGCGGTTGCGGATCCCCTCACTCAATTCCATTCGCAGCTAAAGGGGCTTGCGGTAGCGTTAAAGTCGAATTACTCCCTGCACCAAGAGGTGTTGGTTTAGTTGCGGGTAACGTTGCAAAAGCTGTTTTAGGTCTTGCAGGTGTGAAAGATGCATGGACTAAAACCTTTGGTGACACAAGAACCACATTCAACTTTGCTGAAGCTACATTCGATGCATTAAACAACTTAAACTTCGTAAGATGCTTGCCTAACCAAAAGGAAAAATTAGGTCTTACTGAAGGAAGAGTACTCTAA
- the mfnE gene encoding [5-(aminomethyl)furan-3-yl]methyl phosphate kinase translates to MVIVYVLKIGGSLTNNAEKLLQSLEKSGEKIVIIPGGGNFANNVRTLHENGKITDISAHKLATLCTDITGTYFSEISGIKTADNLFDAKKILQNESIVIILPSKIILSTDELPCSWEVTSDSFAGYITKLLKSKTLIIATDVDGIYDKYPEGKLLNTINTKTIKGFTSVDKHLPKLISEYGIECFVVNGNHPERINNIFKGVFDTYTKITLK, encoded by the coding sequence GTGGTAATTGTGTACGTTTTAAAAATTGGCGGAAGTTTAACTAATAATGCAGAAAAACTTCTTCAAAGTCTTGAAAAATCTGGAGAAAAAATTGTAATTATTCCGGGTGGCGGAAATTTCGCAAATAATGTTCGAACCCTTCATGAAAATGGGAAAATTACCGATATTTCTGCACACAAACTTGCAACATTGTGTACTGACATTACTGGAACCTATTTTTCCGAAATTTCCGGGATAAAAACAGCAGATAATCTTTTTGATGCGAAAAAAATCCTTCAAAATGAAAGTATAGTTATAATACTTCCGTCAAAGATTATACTAAGTACTGATGAATTGCCCTGTTCTTGGGAAGTTACTTCGGATTCTTTTGCAGGATATATCACAAAATTATTAAAATCTAAAACACTAATTATAGCCACCGACGTCGACGGAATTTATGATAAATATCCTGAGGGAAAACTATTAAATACAATAAATACAAAAACGATTAAAGGTTTTACGTCTGTGGATAAACACCTACCAAAACTTATATCCGAATACGGCATTGAGTGCTTCGTTGTTAACGGAAATCATCCTGAGAGAATAAACAACATTTTTAAAGGCGTATTTGATACGTATACGAAAATAACCTTGAAATAA
- a CDS encoding zinc finger domain-containing protein: protein MKQKCTSCNAEIAPRENATKFLCPNCGKAELVRCEKCRKLSNTYNCPVCGYEGP from the coding sequence ATGAAACAAAAATGTACTTCCTGCAATGCAGAAATTGCACCTAGAGAAAATGCTACAAAATTCTTGTGCCCTAACTGTGGAAAAGCAGAACTGGTAAGATGCGAAAAATGCAGAAAATTAAGCAACACGTACAACTGCCCAGTATGTGGATACGAAGGTCCTTAA
- a CDS encoding 50S ribosomal protein L18, giving the protein MAKNAKFRVPFRRRREGKTDFRQRLGLLLSGKPRLVARKSLNNVTAQLMSYDEKGDVVLVSAHTKELVKMGYKGHCGNLPAAYLTGLLLGKKAVKEGAEEAILDKGLHRATKGAAIFAVLKGALDAGMDIPHGDEIIAEEERLNGTHVKNYAESLKEDADAYKKQFSKYLEKGLNPEDLPEHVAELKEKILNL; this is encoded by the coding sequence ATGGCAAAGAACGCCAAATTCAGAGTTCCTTTTAGAAGAAGAAGAGAAGGAAAAACTGATTTCAGACAAAGATTAGGATTATTATTGTCTGGTAAACCAAGATTAGTTGCGAGAAAATCCTTAAACAATGTAACCGCTCAGCTTATGTCATACGATGAAAAAGGAGACGTTGTCTTAGTTTCAGCGCATACAAAAGAACTCGTTAAAATGGGTTACAAAGGTCACTGTGGAAACTTGCCTGCAGCATACTTAACAGGTTTATTATTAGGTAAAAAAGCTGTTAAAGAAGGCGCAGAAGAAGCTATCTTAGACAAAGGTCTTCACAGAGCTACTAAAGGAGCTGCAATTTTCGCTGTTTTAAAAGGTGCACTCGATGCAGGTATGGACATACCTCACGGTGATGAAATCATCGCAGAAGAAGAAAGATTAAACGGAACACACGTTAAAAATTACGCAGAATCTTTAAAAGAAGATGCTGATGCGTACAAAAAACAGTTCTCAAAATACTTAGAAAAAGGATTAAACCCAGAAGACTTGCCAGAACACGTTGCAGAACTGAAAGAAAAAATCCTTAACTTATAA
- a CDS encoding 30S ribosomal protein S17 — protein sequence MSNIGIDVKAPEHVCEDPNCPFHGTLSVRGQIFEGTVTSDKGHDTIVLKREVTGYISKYERYEKRTTSLVAHNPACIKAKVGDTVKVMECRPISKTKSFVVIEKTENLE from the coding sequence ATGTCAAACATTGGAATCGATGTAAAAGCTCCTGAACACGTTTGTGAAGATCCTAACTGTCCGTTCCACGGTACTTTATCCGTTAGAGGACAAATATTCGAAGGAACCGTTACAAGTGACAAAGGACACGACACAATCGTGCTCAAAAGAGAAGTTACTGGATACATATCCAAGTACGAAAGATATGAAAAAAGAACAACTTCATTGGTTGCACACAACCCTGCATGCATCAAAGCAAAAGTTGGCGACACTGTGAAAGTTATGGAATGCAGGCCTATCAGTAAAACAAAATCATTTGTTGTAATTGAAAAAACTGAAAACCTGGAATAA
- a CDS encoding 50S ribosomal protein L32e → MSEFKRLMRLKLKMKQKRPEFKRQDWFKCSRIGTSWRRPFGKHSGMRIGLTHRAAVATVGYRGPALVRGLHPSGLQDILVNNVKELVALNPEIQGARIAATVGKRKRIEIVKKANELGIRVFNVSKQKQDEFLSL, encoded by the coding sequence ATGAGTGAATTCAAAAGATTAATGAGATTAAAACTCAAAATGAAACAAAAAAGACCTGAATTTAAAAGACAGGACTGGTTCAAGTGTTCAAGAATTGGAACTAGCTGGAGAAGACCTTTCGGTAAACACAGCGGTATGAGAATAGGATTGACACACAGAGCTGCTGTTGCTACAGTAGGTTACAGAGGACCTGCTCTTGTTAGAGGATTACACCCATCAGGTTTACAAGATATTCTTGTTAACAACGTAAAAGAATTAGTTGCATTAAACCCTGAAATTCAAGGCGCAAGAATTGCAGCTACCGTTGGTAAAAGAAAAAGAATAGAAATCGTTAAAAAAGCTAATGAATTAGGAATTAGAGTTTTTAACGTATCCAAACAAAAACAGGACGAATTCTTAAGTTTATAA